TTGAAAATTTGAAAATGTCTGCTTAGTTTTATTTATCTTTATTGCATCAACATTTCTCCGTAACATGCCTTTAATAGATTATAGTTTCCTGTCCAAAATTTTGCCCAAAGCCAAGATTAAAAAGAGCTTTAGGAAAGCCAAAAAATCGTATCTCAACAGGGTTCGACTGGCTACTTCTTTGTTTTTCTTTGGTATGGGATTTTGTTTTGCCACTTGGGCGAGTCGCATCCCGGATATTAAATCGGTGTTGCAACTAAGCGAAGCGGCTTTGGGAACTTTGTTGTTTGCCATTCCGGTTGGACAATTGATTGCTATGCCGTTTTCGGGAAAAGTGGTCACGCATTATGGTAGCCGCACTATTTCAATACTCGGCTTGTTGTTGTATGCTGTTTGTCTCACTTTACTGGGATTGGCAACCACTAGTTGGCAGTTAGCCATTGGTTTGTTCTTGTTTGGTTTTTTCGGCAACTTTTGCAACATCGCTGTAAACACACAAGGGGTTTATACGCAGCAATTGTTTGATAAGCCCATCATTGGTTCCTTTCACGGTTCGTGGAGTTTGGCCGGTTTCTGCGGTGCTTTGGTAGGTTTGGTAATGTTGGCTTTTAAGCTGAGTCCGTTACAACATTTTGCTGTTGCCTTGAGCTTGGTTATTGCCATAGTACTGCTCAATTATAAATTCATCCTCAAAGTAAAATCAAAACAACGGGAGGAAAAATCAAGCTATTCTTTTTTTAAAAATCCTGATATGACGTTGATTTGGTTAGGCATAGTTTGTTTTTGCGGAATGGCCAGCGAAGGGATTATGTTTGACTGGAGTGGTGTGTATTTTAAAGAAATTATAAAAGCGCCCGGTGCTTTGGTGGTTTTGGGTTATACTACTTTTATGATCAGTATGGCCTCAGGACGGTTTTTGAGCGATATATTGGTTAGGAAATATAGTGCCAAAAAAGTACTCATCAGTAGCGGTCTGGTAATTTCAGCCGGTTTGTATATGGCGGTTTTATTGCCTTATCTGATTCCGTGTACTATTGCTTTTATGCTGGTAGGATTTGGCGTTTCTAATGTAGTACCAATCATATTCAACGTGGCCGGAAACAACGAAAAAGTACCTCCCGGCATTGCCTTAACTATAGTTACCAGCATCAGTTTTTTGGGGTTTTTAATTGGTCCGCCTTTAATTGGATTCATTGCCGAATTGACCAGTTTAAAATACTCCTTTGCTGTTATTGGTGTATTTGGAATAATTATTTCAATTTTGGTAAGTCGATTGAGGCTATTTAAGTAATTACAAACTCAACCGAAACGCTTCAATCACCGGACTGGCTTTACCATAATCAACTTCCATGATGAATAATTCCACCGGTTTAGCGGTTTGAATGCTTGGCAATACATTAGCCTGATTGTTATTTCGGAGCACCACATTGATATTGGCTTCTTCCAATCTTTCTTTTAAAGTAACGGCAAGAATTTCTTCACCCGAGAATATTTTGATAAGTCCCATTTTATTAATTACGAATTAAAAATTATGAATTACGAGTTGCAACCTTTACTCCTCCATTTCGAAGAAGAGTGGTTCAATCATGATTTTATCTGCCAGTACTTCTACTCTTTCAGTGATTTGAGAACAAAAGAACAAACGTTGTGTTTTTTCGATACTCATGGACAAACGTTGTACAATAGCATCATGGCGCAAACGGAAAAGAATATCAGCGTCATCTACCACAAACATTTTGATGGTATTGATATTAAAACCTGCCGAGGCAAAAATGGTGTTTATCTTGGTAGGAGTACCAATTAAAACATCTAATCCCATTGAAATGATGTTTTTATCATAATCGATATCGCCTTTGTCATGTACGCCCAGTATGCTCAAATCGGTGTAAGTACCATATTTTAAAAACAGTTCTTCCATTTCTAAAACACGCTCTTTGTTTTCAACCATAATCAACGCTCGAGTACTTTCGCCCATGGTTTTTTCCATACGTTGAATGACATTCAAAACTATAGTAGTGGTTTTACCGGTACCTTCAGGCGACTGAATTACAGCATCGGCACCACTCTTTATAGTAGAAAAGGTAGCCGACTGTATCTCATTGGCTTCAGTTAATTTGTTTTCAATGAGAGCTTGTTGCAGGCTTGGGTTTATTTTTTTAGATTCATTTTTTTCTTTTTGCTTTTAGCCAACAGAATTCTTCTAATCGTTAACTGCTGATAGCTGACAGTTATTTTGAGGCAAATAATTTCACATCCGTTTCAGAAATCTCAGTTCCGCCTAGGATAATCAATCTTTCTACTACGTTTCTCAATTCGCGGATGTTTCCGGTCCAGTCGTATTCTTGTAATAGTTTGACGGCATCTTTTGAAAATGACTTGGTGGCGTTTCCTTGTTCTTCGGCAATTTTTACGGCGAAGTGTTCTATCAATAACGGAATATCATCTCTCCTATCGTTCAAAGACGGGACTTTGATTAAGATAACAGCCAAACGGTGGTATAAATCTTCCCGAAATCTTCCTTCTGCAATTTCCTTTTTCAAATCTTTATTGGTTGCCGCAACCACGCGTACATTGATTTTGATATCCTTATCGGCACCTACTCTTTGAATCAAACTTTCCTGTAGCGCGCGTAACACTTTGGCTTGTGCCGACAAACTCATATCACCAATTTCATCCAAGAAAATGGTACCGCCATCGGCTGCTTCGAACTTTCCGGCTCGGTCTTTTACGGCTGAAGTAAAGGCTCCTTTTACGTGCCCGAACAATTCGCTTTCAATCAATTCTGAGGGAATAGCAGCACAGTTTACCTCTATCATTGGAGCATTGGCTCTTTCGCTTTTTTCGTGTAATTGGTGCGCCACGAGTTCTTTTCCGGTACCATTTGGGCCAGTGATTAATACGCGGGCATCTGTCAAAGCGACTTTGTCAATCATTTGTTTAATTTGATTGATTGGTTCACTTTTACCTATGATTTCGTAGTTTTTGGAAACTTTCTTCTTTAGAATTTTGTTTTCTACTACCAATTGTTTTTTATCTAAAGCGTTGCGAACAGTATTTAACAACCTATTTAAATCTGGGGGTTTCGAAATGTAATCGAATGCTCCTAAACGCATAGTATTTACTGCCGTTTCCAAGTCGCCGTGACCGGAAATCATAACCATTGGAATTTCGGGCTTTATTTTTTTAACCGCTTCTAACAGTTCTTCACCGTTCATTTTGGGCATTTTGATATCGCAAAGCACTAAATCGTAGTCTTCGTTTTTGATTTTTTCAAATCCCAACTTGCCGTCTTCGGCTTCTTCTACTATATAAGTATCGCTTTCTTCAATAAGTATTCGGCTTAATACTTTTCGGATGGAAAGTTCGTCTTCGATGATTAATATTTTCGGCATACTGTTAAAAATTTATGGATGGCTAACTAGCCCTGATGGGAGCGGCTACCGTGTAGCGCAGACAGCAGGAATATGGTTTAGCATTTGCCCAAGCCATTCGCTCCTAATCCGTTTTGACAAAAGTAGTATAATTTCACATTAGGCACCTTACTTTTGTGCCATCAAAAATAGATTTAATACTTTTACACTTCCAAAACGAACCACTATGTCTACAGCAAAAAAAGATTACAAAAGAATTACCACTAAGTCCCTATTTGATATGAAGGCCAATGGCGAGAAGATTTCGATGTTGACGGCTTATGATTATACTATGGCTAAAATTGTAGATACGGCGGGCGTTGACGTGATTTTGGTAGGCGATTCAGCCAGTAATGTGATGGCGGGACATGAAACGACTTTGCCTATTACGTTAGACCAAATGATTTATCACGCTTCCTCTGTAGTGAGAGCTATTGACAGAGCCTTAGTTGTAGTGGATTTACCTTTCGGAAGTTACCAATCTGACCCCAAAGAGGCTTTGCGTTCGGCTATCAGAATCATGAAGGAAAGTGGTGGTCATGCTGTAAAAATGGAAGGCGGTAGTGAAATTAAAGAAAGTATCAAGCGCATCTTAAATGCCGGTATTCCGGTGATGGGTCATTTGGGTTTGACACCACAATCGATATACAAATTTGGTACCTACACCGTACGAGCCAAAGAAGAAGCGGAAGCAGAACAATTGATTGAAGATGCTAAATTGCTAGAAAAATTGGGCTGTTTTGCTTTAGTTTTGGAAAAAATTCCGGCTGCCTTGGCCGAGAAAGTAGCCAAAACGATTTCCATTCCGGTAATTGGTATTGGTGCTGGTGGCGGTGTAGATGGACAAGTATTAGTAATTCACGATATGCTTGGCATGAACAACGAATTCAGTCCCCGATTTTTGAGACGTTACATGAACTTATACGAAGGAATGACCAAAGCTATCGGACAATATGTAGACGATGTAAAATCGCAGGACTTTCCGAATAAGAGTGAGCAGTATTAATTTGTATGGCTGAGAAGATAGTTTCTACCAAAAATAATTTACAAATCCTTCATGAAGATAACCATGTTATTGTGGTTAATAAGCGCGTAGGCGATATTGTCCAGGGAGATAAAACAGGAGATAAACCCTTATCAGAAGTAGTCAAAGAATATATCAAAGATAAATACCAAAAACCCGGAGAAGTTTTTTTGGGCGTAGTGCATCGCTTAGACAGACCCACTACCGGCATCGTGGTTTTTGCCAGAACGAGCAAAGCTTTAACACGTTTGAATGAATTATTCAGCAACCGCGAAACGAAGAAAACGTATTGGGCTGTAGTAAAAAACAAACCACCCAAAACAGAAGATACACTTATTCATTTTCTGAAACGAAATGAAAAAAACAATACTTCAAAAGCCCATCTAAAAGAAGTACCGGAAAGCAAAAAAGCCAGTCTGGATTATAAAATCATCAAAGAATTAGACAATTACTTTGCTTTAGAAATCAATCTGCATACCGGAAGACATCACCAAATCAGAGCACAACTAGCGGCTATTGGTTGCCCAATCAAAGGCGATTTGAAATACGGTTTTGACCGCAGTAATCCGGATGGCGGCATTCATCTGCATGCCCGAAAGTTGGTTTTCGTTCATCCGGTCACTAAAGAAAATCTTGAAATTATTGCGCCCACCCCAAAAGATGTTATTTGGAATTTGATTTAATACTAAAAATTGTATATTTACGATTAGTTAGTAACCCAAATAACATCTGCTATGAAGAAAATCATTGTAACCCTTGGTTTATTTATTGGTTTTAGTGCTTTGGCACAAGAACATTTTTCCGGAATGAGTACCTCCAATCGTGTTGGTATTATAAACGGAGTGATGAATCCTGCTGAATTTGCAAATCTTTCTAAACGATTTGAAGTTAATATTTACGGACTGAGCTTTAGTGTGGCTAACAATAAAATTGGTTTTAGCGACATCAACTCCGATGCTGATTTTGAAGATTTACTTTTTCAAGGAACAGATCCTGTTGACGCACGAGTTGATGCAGAAATATTAGGTCCCGGATTTGCCATGAAATGGAAAAAATGGGGATTCGCGTTTACCACAAAAGCTTATACCAATTTTAATATTATTGATGTTGACCCTGCTATTGGTAATGCCATTGCCAATGATAATTTGGTGTTCAATACAACCTTACTAAACAGTAGCAATAACCAACGTTTAAATGGTGTTGCTTATGGCGAAGTTGGTTTATCGGCAGGACGGAATTTATTTGAAAACGAGAAGCACCTTTTCAGCGCTGGGATTTCGCTTAAATTTTTATTCCCGGGTACATATTCCAATTTTGGTCTAGATAACCTGAATGGACAAATCACACAAAATGTTTCAGGTGCCTATCTTACTACCAATTCGCCGGCAACGTTAAACATTGCCTATTCCGGAAACTTAGCGGACAGTTTTACCAATTTCAGTGATTATAGTAAATCCATTTTTGGCGGATTGAATGGTACTGCAATTGATATTGGTTTCAATTATCAATGGAAAGGCGGTAGTAAAGACTATAAAGTCAATGCAGGTTTAGCATTCAAAAACTTGGGAAGCATGACCTTTAAAGACAGTAATAATGCTTCAACCAATTATGCTTTTAGCACTCAAGGTCCTGGCCCTTTAGATTTGAGTCTGTTTGATGGAGTTGATAATTTGAAAGATGTAGAAACTATTTTAAGACAAAAAGGTTATTTAACTGAATTACCTAATCAGAAAAGTTTCAAAGTAAAGTTACCTGCCATGATTAACTTGTATGCCGACTTTAAAATCATCCCTAAAATTTATGTTTCCGGTTTTTTACAACAAAAATTACAAGACAACGAAGGCAACGACCAAATTACCACAGTTAATACTTTTACCCTGACTCCGCGATTTACCCTAGGCTTCTTTGAAGCATTTTTACCGGTGAATAACAATGAGATTTCCGGAACAAATGTGGGTGTTGGATTGCGATTCAGAGGTTTCTATCTGGGCTCAGGCTCTATTGTTACGGCCTTAATCAACGACAGCAAACAAGCCGATATTTATACCGGATTCCGCTGGGCCTTTTTGTAAACCCGAATGAGTTTTACGTTGGATATTCATCACAGAAAACAAGCGTTACTGAAATTGCTGAATTCTGTACAATTACATGAAGAGGCCATTATAAAAGCCCTTTATGACGATTTCAAGAAACCGGCTTTTGAGTCCGTTTTTAGTGAAACCAGTTTTATTCTGGCCGAACTTAATCATACAATTACCAATATTCATAAATGGGCAAAGCCGCAACGGGTTTTGCCTTCGCTTTTAAATTTTCCGTCAACGGATTATATCTACAAAGAACCTTATGGTAAAGTACTGATCATTGCACCGTGGAATTATCCATATCAATTGGTGTTGTCTCCTATGATAGCTGCCATTGCCGCAGGAAACCAAGTGGTAGTCAAACCATCAGAACTAACGCCGAACACTTCGCGTATCATAGCCAAAATCATTAGTGAAACTTTTGATAAAAATCATGTAGACTGCATCGAAGGAGGTGTTGAAGTCACACAACAATTACTCGCACAGCGCTGGGACTATATCTTCTTTACCGGAAGTGTTACTGTTGGAAAGATTGTAGCCAAAGCTGCTGCTGAAAATTTAACCCCGGTGACGCTAGAATTAGGAGGTAAAAACCCATGTATTGTTGCCGAAAATGCCAATCTGAAATTAGCTGCCAAAAGAATCGTTTGGGGAAAATTCCTTAATGCCGGACAAACTTGTATTGCACCGGATTATATTTTGGCACATCAAAAAATAAAAAGAACTTTCATTGACTATCTAAAAGCAGAAATTACCACGGCCTATGTTGAAAATCCTGAAGCTTCACCTGATTTTGCCCGAATCATCAATGCAAAAAACTGGAAACGACTGGTAACTTTATTGGAAAACGAAACCATTGTTTTTGGCGGTAATAGTAACGCTTCGGATTGTTATTTATCACCAACCATTATAGACGAACCGAATCTGGAAAGCCCGGTGATGCATGAGGAAATTTTTGGTCCAATCCTCCCTGTTGTAAGTTTTGAAACCGAAGCCGATTTGCAACGCATCATTTCAAAATATGAAAAACCGCTTTCTTTGTATGTATTCTCAGACGATACCCAATTCGCTAAAAAAATCATACAAAATTTTTCTTTTGGCGGGGGTTGTATCAATGATACCGTAGTGCATTTTGCCAATAAACGATTGCCTTTTGGTGGTGTCGGACACAGCGGCATTGGGGCCTATCACGGGAAGTTTGCTTTTGCTACCTTTTCACATCATAAACCCGTTGTAAAAAAAGGAAACTGGCTTGATTTGCCCTTTAGATATGCTCCTTATCAGGGGAAAATTAAGTTGATAAAAAACGTATTGAAATGGTTTTCATAATCCTTAAAAATATGAGACTGTAATTGGCCATTGTATTTTTATTTTTATGTATATTGGAGCAGAAAATAGGTAACCCTTAAACTGAATTGTCTAATTGGATAAAATTACACTACTTTGAATACGCTTGTTTCATTTGCAAACATCAATAGCTATATAATAATCAGTTTATTATTAATTGTTTTAATGCTATTTTATGTAGCTATTAGTAAAACATTACAAAAAAAATTAAATCTCAGCACTAAATATTCCGATTTTGAACCCAATGCGGAACAATTCAGAATCTATTTACTCTTTTTCGGAATAACCATTCCATTGGTAGAAATTATTGTTGATGTTTTCGAAATAAGAGCCACGAGTCATCTGGCTGTTAATTTATCGGTAGGTGGATTGCTTTTGTCTTTGTATTATTTAACCGGCAGATATGACTATTTTTATAAGTCCCTCAATAAAATATTTACCTTTTTATATTTAAGTTATTTTTGCTACATAGCCTACAATGTCTTCTTCAGGCCTTTTGAATTGCTTGCCTACGTTGGATTGATTCTGGGATTTTTCCTTTCGTATTTTGTTATCAAAAACATTACGCGCTATTGGCTGTTTGTTTTTGTTTCAATGCTTACCTTGGCTATAGCTTATTACGCTGTACTCATTGACAAAAAACTAATTATCCTGCTTTTATGCGCTTTTATAACCATCAGTGCCATACATATTTCAACGCATTTAGCCTCCATTGGAGTTAAAAACAAATTCATTTTTTCCGACATTATTGTCAACAACGGAAATTCATTAATTATCACCACTAATAAAAAAGGAGAGCTGTCGTTTTGCAGTGAATCGGTGGAAACCATTTTAGGCTATACGGTAGAAGAAGTTTTAGGTTTTGGTTTTTGGAAATTAACTGAAGACCCCGAGTTTATTGGTGAAGAGTATCACGATGATTATGTTGACGGGAGACTCCACATTCGGAAATTAAAATGCCGCAACGGCGACTACAAATACATTCAATGGAAAGATAAAAAATACTCCGACGATATTACTATCGGAATTGGACAGGATGTAACCGAGCAAGTAAAAATCAAAGACCAATACCGCAGTTTAATTGAATCGGCTGCCGATTTGATTTATGAAATCGATTTAGACGCCCAAATAACTTATGTTAATCATTTCACCGAAAAAACACTGGGCTATTCCAGAGAAGATATCTTAAATAAAAATTACTCCAACTTTATCCGACAGGATTATCTGGACTATGTTGTCGATTTTTATAAAGAGGTACCAAAAGAAGCGCAAGACTATAATGACTTGGTTTTCCCATTGCTTAAAAATGACGGAGATACCATTTGGGTTTCCCAAAAAGTTACTTTAAAAAGAAATGAAAACGGAGAAGTCATAGGCTACTCGGCTATTGCCCGAGACATTACTTTGGTTAAAAATCTTGAAATAGAGCATTACAACCGAAGCAAAAAAGTCAGAGTTCACAATGAGACATTAAAAAAACTAACTTCTCAAAGTTATTCCAACAAAGATACTTTTAATGGTATTCTAAAAAACATCTTAAAGGTAGCGGGTACTAATTGCGCCATTGACCGAGTAAGTTATTGGTCTTACATTCCTGAAGGACTTCGCTGTGAAAGCATTTATTATTTAAAAAGTGATCGTTTTGAAAAGAACTTTTTTCTGGCTATTGAAAACTATCCAACCTATTTCAATCAAATAGAAACCGGTATACAAATTGTTGCTTCGAACGTATACAACAACAACATCACTTCAGAACTTTGCTTAGATTACTTCCCCAAAAACAACATCAAGTCAATGCTTGATACGCCTATTTTTATCAATGGCAAAATCATTGGTATTTTGTGCTTCGAAGCCATCGAAATCACCAGAGATTGGGACAATGAAGACATTAATTTTTCACGCTCTATTGCCGATTTGATTGCTATTGCCATCGAATCCCAAATGCGTATTGAGGTAGAACAAAAATTATCCTATAAAAGCGATATCCTTTTAGAAATAACCAAAAACACTGAACGCTTTTTATTATCAAAAAACACCAGTGAAATCTTTACCGGAATTCTCGAAACAATTGGAATTGTAACCAATGTAGATAAACTTTCTTTTTTTGAAAGTGACAACCAAAATAAAATTTACACTCAAAAATACCGTTGGACAGCAAAAACCAACTCGTTAACTGAACCAAATCCAGAACTGATAAATGTGTCTCATAATGCTATTCCGGAGATTTCAGCACAATTGGTTCAAAACAAAATTTACTATTCCACCATACGAAAAATGACAGACGAGGTATCGCGCACCTTTTTACAGCAGTTGGATACCAAATCAGTACTTTTTATTCCCGTTTTTGTAAAATCTGCTTTTTACGGTTTTATAGTTTTTGACGATTCTACCAAAGAGAGAGAATGG
Above is a genomic segment from Flavobacterium phycosphaerae containing:
- a CDS encoding DEAD/DEAH box helicase — encoded protein: MNPSLQQALIENKLTEANEIQSATFSTIKSGADAVIQSPEGTGKTTTIVLNVIQRMEKTMGESTRALIMVENKERVLEMEELFLKYGTYTDLSILGVHDKGDIDYDKNIISMGLDVLIGTPTKINTIFASAGFNINTIKMFVVDDADILFRLRHDAIVQRLSMSIEKTQRLFFCSQITERVEVLADKIMIEPLFFEMEE
- the panB gene encoding 3-methyl-2-oxobutanoate hydroxymethyltransferase, with translation MSTAKKDYKRITTKSLFDMKANGEKISMLTAYDYTMAKIVDTAGVDVILVGDSASNVMAGHETTLPITLDQMIYHASSVVRAIDRALVVVDLPFGSYQSDPKEALRSAIRIMKESGGHAVKMEGGSEIKESIKRILNAGIPVMGHLGLTPQSIYKFGTYTVRAKEEAEAEQLIEDAKLLEKLGCFALVLEKIPAALAEKVAKTISIPVIGIGAGGGVDGQVLVIHDMLGMNNEFSPRFLRRYMNLYEGMTKAIGQYVDDVKSQDFPNKSEQY
- a CDS encoding RluA family pseudouridine synthase, with the protein product MAEKIVSTKNNLQILHEDNHVIVVNKRVGDIVQGDKTGDKPLSEVVKEYIKDKYQKPGEVFLGVVHRLDRPTTGIVVFARTSKALTRLNELFSNRETKKTYWAVVKNKPPKTEDTLIHFLKRNEKNNTSKAHLKEVPESKKASLDYKIIKELDNYFALEINLHTGRHHQIRAQLAAIGCPIKGDLKYGFDRSNPDGGIHLHARKLVFVHPVTKENLEIIAPTPKDVIWNLI
- a CDS encoding PAS domain S-box protein — its product is MNTLVSFANINSYIIISLLLIVLMLFYVAISKTLQKKLNLSTKYSDFEPNAEQFRIYLLFFGITIPLVEIIVDVFEIRATSHLAVNLSVGGLLLSLYYLTGRYDYFYKSLNKIFTFLYLSYFCYIAYNVFFRPFELLAYVGLILGFFLSYFVIKNITRYWLFVFVSMLTLAIAYYAVLIDKKLIILLLCAFITISAIHISTHLASIGVKNKFIFSDIIVNNGNSLIITTNKKGELSFCSESVETILGYTVEEVLGFGFWKLTEDPEFIGEEYHDDYVDGRLHIRKLKCRNGDYKYIQWKDKKYSDDITIGIGQDVTEQVKIKDQYRSLIESAADLIYEIDLDAQITYVNHFTEKTLGYSREDILNKNYSNFIRQDYLDYVVDFYKEVPKEAQDYNDLVFPLLKNDGDTIWVSQKVTLKRNENGEVIGYSAIARDITLVKNLEIEHYNRSKKVRVHNETLKKLTSQSYSNKDTFNGILKNILKVAGTNCAIDRVSYWSYIPEGLRCESIYYLKSDRFEKNFFLAIENYPTYFNQIETGIQIVASNVYNNNITSELCLDYFPKNNIKSMLDTPIFINGKIIGILCFEAIEITRDWDNEDINFSRSIADLIAIAIESQMRIEVEQKLSYKSDILLEITKNTERFLLSKNTSEIFTGILETIGIVTNVDKLSFFESDNQNKIYTQKYRWTAKTNSLTEPNPELINVSHNAIPEISAQLVQNKIYYSTIRKMTDEVSRTFLQQLDTKSVLFIPVFVKSAFYGFIVFDDSTKEREWSSDEVGALQTLTNNISYAIERNINEAMLQESEEKFRLLANNIPGTVHLSKYDEKWSKIYLNDEIEKLTGYPKSDFLSNKIHYIDLVHPDDLKIVQNKASELFKDRQKIHLIYRIINKNGHYIWVEEFGEPIFKGEEIVYIVGIFIDITQRMEAEEAIKAKNYAEAANRAKSEFLANMSHEIRTPLNGIIGFTELLMNTDLESIQKKYMETVNQSANALMEVINNILDFSKIESGKLELNVEKFDVYDLANQVIELIKYEANLKKLELNLNIEENVPKYIWIDYIRLKQVLINLLSNAVKFTESGSIDLTISVFKLLDNNKIQLQFSVKDTGIGIKKKNQLRIFEAFSQEDSSTTKKFGGTGLGLSISNQLLGLMNSQLELSSEADKGSNFSFILEVNYSNEIISNDNSVDFYAKTAPKTNVISNDAKVVFIVEDNKINMLLAKTLVKQILPNAEVIELENGKEALEKAQNQLPDLILMDIQMPIMNGYEASVEIRKLPHSKRVPIIALTAGTIVGEKEKCIEFGMNDYIPKPIDKEFLENIIREYITTN
- a CDS encoding conjugal transfer protein TraF; amino-acid sequence: MKKIIVTLGLFIGFSALAQEHFSGMSTSNRVGIINGVMNPAEFANLSKRFEVNIYGLSFSVANNKIGFSDINSDADFEDLLFQGTDPVDARVDAEILGPGFAMKWKKWGFAFTTKAYTNFNIIDVDPAIGNAIANDNLVFNTTLLNSSNNQRLNGVAYGEVGLSAGRNLFENEKHLFSAGISLKFLFPGTYSNFGLDNLNGQITQNVSGAYLTTNSPATLNIAYSGNLADSFTNFSDYSKSIFGGLNGTAIDIGFNYQWKGGSKDYKVNAGLAFKNLGSMTFKDSNNASTNYAFSTQGPGPLDLSLFDGVDNLKDVETILRQKGYLTELPNQKSFKVKLPAMINLYADFKIIPKIYVSGFLQQKLQDNEGNDQITTVNTFTLTPRFTLGFFEAFLPVNNNEISGTNVGVGLRFRGFYLGSGSIVTALINDSKQADIYTGFRWAFL
- a CDS encoding aldehyde dehydrogenase gives rise to the protein MSFTLDIHHRKQALLKLLNSVQLHEEAIIKALYDDFKKPAFESVFSETSFILAELNHTITNIHKWAKPQRVLPSLLNFPSTDYIYKEPYGKVLIIAPWNYPYQLVLSPMIAAIAAGNQVVVKPSELTPNTSRIIAKIISETFDKNHVDCIEGGVEVTQQLLAQRWDYIFFTGSVTVGKIVAKAAAENLTPVTLELGGKNPCIVAENANLKLAAKRIVWGKFLNAGQTCIAPDYILAHQKIKRTFIDYLKAEITTAYVENPEASPDFARIINAKNWKRLVTLLENETIVFGGNSNASDCYLSPTIIDEPNLESPVMHEEIFGPILPVVSFETEADLQRIISKYEKPLSLYVFSDDTQFAKKIIQNFSFGGGCINDTVVHFANKRLPFGGVGHSGIGAYHGKFAFATFSHHKPVVKKGNWLDLPFRYAPYQGKIKLIKNVLKWFS
- a CDS encoding MFS transporter, which translates into the protein MPLIDYSFLSKILPKAKIKKSFRKAKKSYLNRVRLATSLFFFGMGFCFATWASRIPDIKSVLQLSEAALGTLLFAIPVGQLIAMPFSGKVVTHYGSRTISILGLLLYAVCLTLLGLATTSWQLAIGLFLFGFFGNFCNIAVNTQGVYTQQLFDKPIIGSFHGSWSLAGFCGALVGLVMLAFKLSPLQHFAVALSLVIAIVLLNYKFILKVKSKQREEKSSYSFFKNPDMTLIWLGIVCFCGMASEGIMFDWSGVYFKEIIKAPGALVVLGYTTFMISMASGRFLSDILVRKYSAKKVLISSGLVISAGLYMAVLLPYLIPCTIAFMLVGFGVSNVVPIIFNVAGNNEKVPPGIALTIVTSISFLGFLIGPPLIGFIAELTSLKYSFAVIGVFGIIISILVSRLRLFK
- a CDS encoding sigma-54-dependent transcriptional regulator; translation: MPKILIIEDELSIRKVLSRILIEESDTYIVEEAEDGKLGFEKIKNEDYDLVLCDIKMPKMNGEELLEAVKKIKPEIPMVMISGHGDLETAVNTMRLGAFDYISKPPDLNRLLNTVRNALDKKQLVVENKILKKKVSKNYEIIGKSEPINQIKQMIDKVALTDARVLITGPNGTGKELVAHQLHEKSERANAPMIEVNCAAIPSELIESELFGHVKGAFTSAVKDRAGKFEAADGGTIFLDEIGDMSLSAQAKVLRALQESLIQRVGADKDIKINVRVVAATNKDLKKEIAEGRFREDLYHRLAVILIKVPSLNDRRDDIPLLIEHFAVKIAEEQGNATKSFSKDAVKLLQEYDWTGNIRELRNVVERLIILGGTEISETDVKLFASK
- a CDS encoding putative signal transducing protein, translating into MGLIKIFSGEEILAVTLKERLEEANINVVLRNNNQANVLPSIQTAKPVELFIMEVDYGKASPVIEAFRLSL